The Bicyclus anynana chromosome 3, ilBicAnyn1.1, whole genome shotgun sequence genome has a window encoding:
- the LOC112045469 gene encoding protein arginine N-methyltransferase 1-like: MSDVPDLSSDDEHYQDDEWQEMETSDVPVTCLFCSNIFPNIDETVVHCEKVHGFNLSTLKTKFNMDCYSYIKLINYVKTHKSSAEDIMRADKSLWDDEKYLKPVGNDEWLMFDFDSITEKSSSPKTYHANVENGLVTLSQAHFTELQRTIQTLTEQLKDSQTHIQMLKEDMSKMQVSMQSIVDGGSVNNVGDSTLIVDCVSKVPLECDEGYFSSYAHFGIHYDMLSDKIRTQSYKDAILNNSTSITNKTVLDLGCGTGILSMFAATAGAKKVYAVDQSDVIYHAIDIIRENKLENVINTVKGRLEDINLDEKVDIIVSEWMGYFLLFEGMLDSVIYARDNCLNPGGVLLPNRCNISLVANGDVDTHKKLIEFWSDVYGYKMNCMKSEVVREASVDIVSSQHIISEPCIVKDIDLYTCNTDIVNFISEFKLPITCDGFVTSLVGYFDTFFELPQPVSFTTGPHETPTHWKQTLFFFKDCTEVKKGDVIEGTISCRRLKKDARGLSVLINIFGKSHKFILS; the protein is encoded by the coding sequence ATGTCGGACGTACCGGACCTGAGCTCCGACGACGAGCATTATCAAGACGACGAGTGGCAAGAAATGGAGACGAGTGATGTGCCAGTGACATGCCTGTTTTGCTCAAATATATTTCCTAATATCGACGAAACTGTAGTGCATTGTGAGAAAGTACATGGATTTAACTTGAGTACACTCAAAACCAAGTTCAATATGGACTGTTATTCATACATTAAACTGATAAATTATGTCAAAACTCACAAATCGTCCGCAGAGGACATCATGCGTGCAGATAAATCCCTGTGGGACGACGAAAAGTATTTAAAGCCTGTAGGTAACGACGAATGGTTAATGTTCGACTTCGATTCAATTACAGAAAAGTCGTCCTCTCCAAAAACGTATCATGCTAATGTTGAAAATGGTTTAGTGACGTTATCACAGGCACATTTCACTGAACTACAAAGGACTATACAAACGTTGACTGAACAGCTGAAGGACAGTCAGACCCATATCCAGATGTTAAAGGAAGACATGAGTAAAATGCAGGTATCTATGCAATCTATTGTAGATGGAGGTTCTGTAAATAATGTTGGTGACAGTACTTTAATTGTTGACTGTGTCTCTAAAGTGCCTTTAGAATGTGACGAAGGATACTTCAGCAGCTATGCACATTTTGGGATCCATTATGACATGTTATCTGATAAAATACGCACTCAAAGCTATAAGGATGCAATTTTAAACAATTCTACGagtataacaaataaaactgttCTAGATTTAGGGTGCGGAACAGGAATACTATCTATGTTTGCAGCAACAGCGGGAGCGAAAAAAGTGTATGCTGTAGACCAATCAGATGTTATATACCATGCTATTGACATCATAAGGGAGAACAAGCtagaaaatgttataaatacagtaaaagGAAGACTTGAAGACATAAATTTAGACGAAAAGGTTGATATTATTGTATCTGAATGGATGGGATACTTTCTACTGTTCGAAGGCATGCTGGACAGTGTCATATATGCAAGAGATAACTGCTTAAATCCTGGTGGAGTTTTATTGCCTAATAGATGTAACATTAGTCTTGTCGCAAACGGAGATGTTGATACACATAAAAAGTTAATCGAGTTTTGGTCTGACGTGTACGGATATAAAATGAATTGTATGAAATCAGAGGTGGTCAGAGAGGCTAGTGTAGATATAGTTAGCTCTCAACATATAATATCTGAACCGTGTATTGTTAAAGATATTGATTTATACACTTGTAACACtgatattgttaattttatatcaGAATTTAAATTACCTATAACTTGTGATGGATTTGTAACATCTTTGGTTGGTTATTTTGATACATTCTTTGAATTACCTCAACCTGTGTCTTTTACAACAGGTCCTCATGAAACCCCTACACATTGGAAACAAACTTTGTTCTTTTTCAAAGACTGTACGGAGGTCAAAAAAGGTGATGTGATTGAAGGTACAATCTCTTGTAGGCGCCTCAAAAAAGATGCCCGAGGACTTTctgtactaataaatatttttggaaaGAGTCACAAGTTTATACtaagttaa